The following proteins are encoded in a genomic region of Chroogloeocystis siderophila 5.2 s.c.1:
- a CDS encoding NAD(P)/FAD-dependent oxidoreductase, which yields MGRTPSIPGEAEFLGRGVSYCATCDAAFYHNREVVVVGMSHEAIAEAQVLTKFAATVHWVTAKEPARSNEYAQELLSHPQVKLWKKARLSAIEGDDSGVTGANLYLMSDKKTQHISAEGVFVYLQGAKPIVDFVGDQIELKPDGGVKVGEMMQTSIPGVWAIGDIRNTPFKQAVVAAGDGCIAAMDIDRYLKQRKNVKPDWG from the coding sequence ATGGGACGTACGCCTTCAATCCCTGGTGAAGCTGAGTTTTTAGGTCGAGGTGTAAGCTACTGTGCAACGTGTGATGCCGCTTTTTATCATAACCGCGAGGTTGTTGTTGTAGGAATGAGCCATGAGGCGATCGCCGAAGCGCAAGTGTTGACAAAATTTGCGGCAACTGTTCATTGGGTAACTGCTAAAGAGCCTGCCAGAAGCAACGAATACGCGCAAGAACTACTATCGCATCCTCAAGTTAAACTTTGGAAAAAAGCCCGCTTATCCGCGATTGAAGGTGACGACAGTGGCGTTACAGGCGCTAATTTGTACTTGATGAGTGATAAGAAAACTCAACATATTTCTGCCGAGGGCGTCTTTGTTTACTTACAAGGAGCCAAGCCCATTGTTGATTTTGTTGGCGATCAGATTGAACTCAAACCTGATGGCGGCGTTAAAGTTGGTGAAATGATGCAAACCAGTATTCCAGGAGTTTGGGCGATCGGAGACATTCGTAACACGCCATTTAAGCAAGCAGTTGTAGCCGCTGGAGATGGTTGCATCGCCGCGATGGATATTGATCGCTATCTCAAGCAGCGCAAGAACGTCAAACCTGATTGGGGTTAA
- a CDS encoding transposase, with translation MAPKTEKLAKIYLESSPAEISEETTDELIDFIMSQFKALPFAVQASEYMCYDTVEELYADIEKGHLWVSMETYGADFYPNPFYGFAFLAIHDYDHYQTHSDFSLEGEITAYRAIAKRSPSLEIQKILYSEIVLKSAAHIYLGHAPEPKLVFA, from the coding sequence ATGGCACCTAAAACCGAAAAACTTGCCAAAATCTATCTAGAAAGTTCTCCTGCTGAGATTTCTGAAGAGACTACAGATGAGCTTATTGACTTCATCATGAGTCAATTTAAAGCGCTTCCTTTTGCAGTTCAAGCCTCAGAGTATATGTGCTATGACACGGTAGAAGAACTGTACGCAGACATTGAAAAAGGACATCTATGGGTATCAATGGAAACCTACGGCGCAGATTTCTACCCTAATCCCTTTTACGGATTTGCATTTCTAGCGATTCATGACTACGATCACTACCAGACGCATTCTGACTTTAGTCTTGAGGGTGAGATTACAGCATATCGAGCGATCGCAAAGCGTTCTCCTAGCTTAGAAATTCAAAAGATTCTTTACTCTGAGATTGTTCTCAAGTCTGCTGCACATATTTATCTCGGACACGCGCCAGAACCGAAACTTGTTTTTGCTTAA
- a CDS encoding group I truncated hemoglobin: MQSATLYEKLGGEQAIKQVVDDFYTRVLADNTVNSFFAHTDMGKQRRHQTAFISFALGSPTPYKGRSMEKAHAGLNLQPEHFDAIVKHLSEALEVHHVPSDEINIILEHIANLKEAVLYK, encoded by the coding sequence ATGCAATCAGCAACATTGTACGAGAAACTCGGCGGAGAACAGGCTATTAAACAGGTTGTCGATGATTTTTACACTCGTGTTTTAGCAGACAATACTGTTAATTCTTTTTTTGCACATACAGATATGGGAAAACAGCGTCGTCACCAAACTGCTTTCATCTCATTTGCACTTGGTAGCCCTACTCCTTACAAAGGACGCTCGATGGAAAAAGCACACGCAGGTTTAAATTTACAACCAGAACACTTTGATGCAATTGTTAAACACCTAAGTGAAGCGCTTGAGGTGCATCATGTACCATCAGATGAAATTAATATAATTCTCGAGCACATCGCAAATTTAAAAGAAGCTGTCTTGTACAAGTGA
- a CDS encoding cupin domain-containing protein gives MTSTINTNVSSKIQLREQIEYPSAGVLSKVLIKDNACQHVLFCLAANTEITEHTSTYNATINVIEGEGILTLQGQEISLQPGIFVFMPAHAPHALKATENLAFLLTLSEKIAQS, from the coding sequence ATGACTTCTACCATAAATACTAATGTGTCTTCAAAAATCCAACTGCGAGAACAAATTGAATATCCTAGTGCTGGAGTTCTCAGTAAAGTATTAATTAAAGACAACGCTTGTCAACATGTGCTATTTTGTCTTGCAGCTAACACAGAAATAACCGAACACACTTCTACTTACAACGCCACAATTAATGTGATTGAAGGTGAAGGAATATTAACCCTTCAAGGGCAAGAAATCTCTTTGCAGCCAGGTATTTTTGTTTTTATGCCTGCTCATGCACCTCATGCACTAAAAGCAACAGAGAATTTAGCATTTCTTCTCACGCTATCTGAAAAGATCGCACAAAGCTAG
- a CDS encoding SAM-dependent methyltransferase: protein MTKATLMQTAPGHEVLAAAGKKYLRPGGRIATEQLLEWANFQPGETVLELAASFGYSAISLAQRYGVKVVGVEKKPESVRQARDNIRAANLENQIEIIEGDIFHLDAIPGQFDYVLAEAILTMQSPPGKAKILQGIRDCLKPGGKFLSHELLARDNEEQIRALLKTPLNAGNPRTGVFAELAQVIRVNATPLSEANWINIYEAAGLHIEKVQTGAMSLLNFRQMFQDEGIVNTLRILGNILTREPIRKRVLEMRRVFNKYHEELGYILICATTQ from the coding sequence ATGACCAAGGCTACCCTCATGCAAACCGCACCTGGACACGAAGTGCTTGCAGCCGCAGGTAAAAAATATCTACGTCCTGGCGGGAGAATAGCGACAGAACAACTACTTGAGTGGGCGAATTTTCAACCAGGTGAAACAGTTTTAGAACTCGCTGCGAGTTTTGGCTATAGTGCTATATCGCTTGCACAACGCTATGGTGTCAAAGTTGTTGGTGTCGAGAAAAAACCTGAAAGTGTCCGCCAAGCGCGTGACAATATTCGGGCTGCAAACTTAGAAAATCAAATTGAAATCATCGAGGGTGACATTTTCCATCTCGACGCGATACCAGGACAGTTTGATTATGTTTTAGCCGAAGCCATCCTGACAATGCAATCTCCACCAGGGAAGGCTAAGATTTTGCAAGGAATTCGCGATTGCCTCAAACCTGGCGGTAAGTTTCTCTCGCATGAATTATTAGCCCGTGACAACGAAGAACAAATTCGCGCTCTCTTGAAAACTCCCCTCAACGCGGGGAACCCGCGCACGGGGGTTTTCGCTGAACTTGCACAAGTTATTCGCGTTAATGCAACACCACTTTCCGAAGCGAACTGGATTAACATCTATGAAGCCGCAGGATTACACATCGAAAAAGTTCAAACTGGAGCAATGAGTCTCTTAAATTTTAGACAGATGTTTCAGGATGAAGGTATTGTTAATACGCTGCGAATTTTAGGAAATATTCTAACTCGCGAACCGATCCGTAAACGAGTTTTAGAGATGCGACGTGTTTTTAATAAATACCATGAAGAATTAGGTTATATCCTCATCTGTGCCACTACTCAGTAA
- a CDS encoding WYL domain-containing protein: MPRKKETITLSIPPGTKEQLEAIACRFNILWGKDPSISGLIVAIAQHALELGKPFELDSNQINALQQAIKALNDAGRIGEAQTILTLLLDRGNLETPLRQSLLKQLSQPAQAWRILVDEYREKKQPFYILYHDSQDKDREYTVRHAEIKFFDKRFYLLVWCEETADVEDDSQQLPELWHNRCLRLERIRSIVPINGDWRGELDYIEVQLHFLGWMVKAYERKNDDIEDITIRDVRKVVRRVALPFWLIREVLRYEENCVIVSPEAMRDLLAAKLRTLCQLYDIQTNS; this comes from the coding sequence ATGCCAAGAAAAAAAGAGACAATTACACTGTCAATTCCACCAGGAACGAAAGAACAACTCGAAGCGATCGCCTGCCGATTCAACATTTTGTGGGGCAAAGACCCTAGTATTTCTGGGTTAATCGTGGCGATCGCCCAACACGCCCTAGAGCTAGGAAAGCCCTTTGAGCTTGATTCCAATCAAATTAATGCCTTGCAGCAAGCAATTAAAGCTTTAAATGATGCAGGTCGTATTGGGGAAGCTCAAACTATACTTACACTTTTGTTAGATAGAGGCAATCTAGAAACTCCCTTGCGGCAATCGTTGCTTAAACAACTCAGCCAACCCGCTCAAGCATGGCGGATTTTAGTCGATGAATATCGGGAGAAAAAACAACCTTTTTACATCCTCTATCATGACTCGCAAGACAAAGACCGAGAATACACCGTTCGCCACGCTGAGATTAAATTCTTCGATAAACGCTTTTATCTTCTTGTTTGGTGTGAAGAAACCGCAGATGTAGAAGACGATTCGCAGCAATTACCCGAACTTTGGCACAATCGCTGTTTGCGGTTAGAGCGAATCAGGTCAATTGTACCAATTAATGGTGATTGGCGAGGTGAATTAGATTACATCGAAGTGCAATTACACTTCTTGGGCTGGATGGTAAAAGCCTATGAACGTAAAAATGACGATATCGAAGATATAACGATTAGAGATGTCCGTAAAGTAGTGCGGCGAGTTGCGCTACCTTTTTGGTTAATCCGAGAAGTGCTGCGGTATGAGGAAAATTGCGTAATTGTGTCTCCTGAAGCAATGCGCGATCTCCTCGCTGCAAAGCTACGTACTTTGTGCCAGTTGTACGATATTCAAACCAATAGTTAG
- a CDS encoding DUF433 domain-containing protein, which yields MTQDDLLSIISIDPNICVGKPCIRGHRIWVSLILDYLAGSATIENVLEAYPSIEREDVLACIGYGAEMSRDVFVELPLSKKKEKSIADAVA from the coding sequence ATGACCCAGGACGATTTACTGTCGATAATTTCTATCGACCCAAATATCTGTGTTGGCAAACCTTGCATTCGCGGACATCGTATATGGGTTTCCCTGATTTTGGACTACTTAGCAGGTAGTGCAACAATTGAGAACGTTCTTGAAGCTTATCCAAGCATAGAACGAGAAGACGTGCTTGCTTGTATCGGCTACGGTGCAGAAATGTCGCGGGATGTTTTTGTTGAACTTCCTCTGAGTAAAAAAAAGGAAAAAAGTATTGCTGATGCGGTTGCTTAA
- a CDS encoding DUF6653 family protein has protein sequence MVAVNVWSTLLGNVVVYLGKLWFIDRIVWLYEDMKDTNAEYRSWLY, from the coding sequence TTGGTTGCTGTTAATGTTTGGTCTACACTTCTAGGCAATGTCGTTGTTTATCTTGGTAAACTGTGGTTTATAGATCGTATAGTTTGGCTGTACGAAGACATGAAAGACACCAACGCAGAATATCGTAGCTGGTTGTATTGA
- a CDS encoding phytoene desaturase family protein — translation MQDSDVIIIGSGIGGLTAGGLLSRYGKRVIVCESHNIAGGAAHSFTRRRFIFDSGPSFYCGLSNPHSYNPLRQVLEVLGESIKSISYDPPGHYHFPEGTFAVYSSIEQYLETVAKITPLGARELQRFIQRLLPLYESLQGIPTLALRADWQLIPTLLKYLPSLLKMLPHLGTIQSSVGQVMDREVQDPWVRRLIDLECFLLSGLKAHGTIAPEVAFMLGERSHIGVDYPIGGSGVIVDALVRGLKRWGGELRLGTHVEQILVESSKVAGVRLRNGEILKAPVVISNASIWDTCNNLLRPENLPASYRQASLKTPAVDSFMHLHLGIKAEGLEHLTGHHVVVHDTQQDITEPGNTCMISIPSVWDATLAPSGHHVVHAYTLEPYSNWQRDDRYEEKKKARSQSLYKALECIIPDIRQRVVIELIGTPLTHAYYLRRYQGTYGPAIAAGQGMFLGTTTPIPGLYRVGDSTMPGIGVPAVAASGILCANTLVTPQQTAEILSNY, via the coding sequence ATGCAAGATAGCGATGTCATCATCATTGGTAGTGGTATCGGTGGTTTAACCGCTGGTGGTTTATTATCGCGTTATGGCAAACGAGTTATTGTTTGTGAAAGTCACAACATTGCTGGTGGTGCAGCACACAGTTTCACGCGACGCAGATTTATCTTTGATTCGGGTCCTTCGTTTTACTGTGGTTTGAGTAACCCACATAGTTATAACCCCTTACGGCAAGTTCTAGAAGTGTTAGGAGAATCAATAAAATCGATCTCTTATGACCCGCCAGGACACTACCACTTTCCTGAAGGTACTTTTGCAGTTTATAGCTCAATTGAGCAGTATCTTGAGACAGTAGCCAAAATTACTCCCCTAGGTGCAAGGGAACTACAGCGATTTATCCAACGATTGCTTCCACTGTATGAATCTTTACAAGGAATTCCCACACTCGCTTTAAGAGCAGATTGGCAACTTATTCCGACTCTATTAAAATACTTACCATCATTGCTCAAAATGCTACCTCATTTAGGAACGATCCAAAGTTCTGTAGGGCAAGTAATGGATCGGGAAGTACAAGACCCTTGGGTACGACGATTAATTGATTTAGAGTGTTTTCTCTTATCAGGCTTAAAGGCACATGGCACAATTGCTCCAGAAGTTGCGTTTATGTTAGGTGAGCGATCGCACATCGGAGTCGATTATCCTATTGGTGGTAGTGGTGTGATCGTTGATGCTTTAGTACGCGGTTTAAAACGTTGGGGTGGTGAGTTGCGCTTGGGAACTCATGTCGAGCAAATCTTGGTAGAGTCTAGTAAAGTCGCTGGGGTGCGCTTACGCAACGGTGAAATCCTCAAAGCCCCTGTAGTGATTTCCAATGCTTCAATTTGGGATACATGTAATAATTTGTTGCGTCCTGAAAACTTACCCGCATCCTATCGCCAAGCCTCATTAAAGACACCAGCGGTAGATAGCTTTATGCATCTTCATCTCGGTATCAAAGCTGAGGGTTTAGAGCATTTGACAGGTCATCATGTTGTCGTTCATGATACACAACAGGATATTACCGAACCAGGTAACACGTGCATGATTTCAATTCCTTCCGTATGGGATGCGACGCTTGCACCATCGGGTCATCATGTCGTTCATGCTTATACATTAGAACCTTACAGCAATTGGCAGCGCGATGATCGGTATGAAGAGAAGAAAAAAGCGCGATCGCAATCCTTATACAAAGCTTTAGAATGCATAATTCCTGATATTAGGCAACGAGTTGTCATAGAACTTATTGGTACGCCATTAACCCATGCCTATTATCTCCGACGATATCAAGGTACATACGGACCTGCGATCGCCGCAGGTCAAGGGATGTTCCTTGGAACTACGACACCGATACCAGGATTATACCGCGTTGGCGATAGCACGATGCCAGGAATTGGCGTTCCTGCGGTTGCAGCTTCGGGCATTTTGTGTGCCAATACTTTAGTCACACCGCAACAAACAGCCGAGATACTTTCTAATTATTAA
- a CDS encoding MAPEG family protein, which produces MQPKRVMMDGVLQRKVRAFGNFSEYVPVGLLFLVALELMKLPTVLVWLLGSALIIKRITHAWGLITTYGLSPGRAVRFFLTWFVYLVGAGVCVYYGVVGILS; this is translated from the coding sequence TTGCAACCAAAACGAGTGATGATGGACGGAGTATTGCAGCGAAAAGTTCGTGCTTTTGGCAATTTTAGCGAGTATGTACCGGTGGGATTACTGTTTCTTGTGGCGTTGGAGTTAATGAAATTGCCGACTGTGTTAGTATGGCTGCTGGGAAGCGCATTAATTATAAAACGAATTACCCATGCTTGGGGATTAATTACAACGTATGGACTGTCCCCAGGTCGTGCTGTTAGATTTTTTCTGACTTGGTTCGTGTATTTAGTTGGTGCTGGTGTTTGCGTTTATTACGGTGTAGTTGGAATTTTGTCGTAA
- the metK gene encoding methionine adenosyltransferase has translation MSRRYFFTSESVTEGHPDKICDQISDTILDTLLAQDPASRVAAEVVVNTGLVLITGEISTKAHVNYVDIARKKIADIGYTDANNGFSDNSCAVLVALDEQSPDIAQGVNTAHESREQDSEEQFDAIGAGDQGIMFGFACNETPELMPLPISLAHRISRRLAAVRKTGDLPYLRPDGKTQVTVAYEDGRPVGIDTILISTQHTATIGDITNTEAVQAKIKADLWTAVVEPVFADIAIKPDDSTRFLVNPTGKFVIGGPQGDSGLTGRKIIVDTYGGYSRHGGGAFSGKDPTKVDRSAAYACRYVAKNIVAAGLAEKCEVQLSYAIGVARPVSILVETFGTGKVEEDRLLELVKQHFELRPAGIIHAFNLQKLPSERGGRFYQDVAAYGHFGRTDLDLPWERTDKADALKAASQPLSATVG, from the coding sequence TTGTCTCGTCGTTATTTTTTTACTTCTGAATCAGTCACAGAAGGACATCCAGACAAAATCTGCGATCAAATTTCTGATACCATTTTAGATACGTTGCTAGCACAAGATCCTGCTAGCCGCGTTGCCGCAGAAGTTGTCGTCAATACTGGGTTAGTCCTGATTACCGGAGAAATCAGCACCAAAGCCCATGTTAACTACGTTGATATTGCGCGCAAGAAAATTGCTGATATTGGCTATACCGATGCGAATAATGGCTTTTCTGACAATAGTTGTGCGGTTTTAGTTGCTTTAGACGAACAATCGCCCGATATTGCCCAAGGTGTGAATACAGCGCACGAAAGTCGCGAACAAGATAGCGAAGAACAATTCGATGCGATCGGTGCTGGCGACCAAGGTATCATGTTTGGCTTTGCTTGCAACGAAACACCCGAGTTGATGCCATTACCAATCAGTTTGGCACACCGAATTTCCCGCCGCTTAGCTGCTGTACGCAAAACAGGAGATTTACCTTACCTTCGTCCTGATGGTAAAACTCAAGTCACCGTTGCTTACGAAGATGGACGTCCAGTCGGAATTGACACCATCCTCATTTCCACTCAGCATACAGCAACAATTGGTGATATTACCAATACCGAAGCGGTACAAGCCAAAATCAAAGCGGATTTATGGACAGCAGTAGTTGAACCTGTGTTTGCCGATATTGCGATTAAACCAGATGATAGTACGCGCTTTTTAGTAAATCCTACTGGTAAGTTTGTCATTGGTGGTCCGCAAGGAGATTCAGGACTCACTGGACGTAAGATCATTGTGGATACCTACGGTGGTTATTCGCGCCACGGTGGTGGGGCTTTTTCTGGTAAAGATCCCACAAAAGTAGACCGCAGTGCGGCTTATGCGTGTCGTTATGTCGCTAAAAATATTGTTGCTGCTGGGTTGGCAGAAAAGTGTGAAGTACAACTGAGTTATGCGATCGGTGTCGCGCGACCTGTCAGTATCTTAGTGGAAACCTTTGGTACGGGCAAAGTTGAAGAAGATCGCTTACTAGAGTTAGTCAAACAGCACTTTGAACTTCGTCCTGCGGGCATTATCCATGCTTTTAATTTGCAAAAGCTGCCATCTGAACGAGGCGGACGTTTTTATCAGGACGTCGCGGCTTACGGTCATTTTGGTCGCACTGATTTGGATTTGCCATGGGAACGTACCGATAAAGCCGATGCGTTGAAAGCAGCGTCTCAACCACTTTCAGCAACTGTTGGATAA
- a CDS encoding HAD family hydrolase yields the protein MVTIQCKHITFQNIQAIIFDKDGTLEDSEEYLRSLGQKRSRLIDAQIPGIGEPLLMAFGIQGDRLDPTGLLAVGSRYETEIAAAAYIAETGRGWLDSRAIAHNAFMEADQVIGTTPSPLFVGSLEVLQDLSQAGLKLGILSAASTQRVKAFVERHQLQDYVQLQMGVEEFGPSKPDPALFIQACQKLEVAPQNTLMVGDSVGDIEMARNAGAAGCIGISWRSAAAHLHSADVAIAQLNEIQICQSN from the coding sequence TTGGTTACAATTCAGTGTAAACATATAACTTTTCAAAACATCCAAGCAATCATCTTTGATAAAGACGGCACGCTAGAAGATTCTGAAGAATATTTGCGTTCCTTAGGGCAAAAGCGATCGCGCTTAATTGATGCGCAAATTCCAGGAATCGGAGAACCGTTATTAATGGCGTTTGGAATTCAGGGCGATCGCCTCGATCCGACAGGATTACTTGCAGTTGGTAGTCGTTATGAAACCGAAATTGCCGCAGCAGCTTATATTGCTGAAACAGGGCGGGGGTGGTTAGACTCACGCGCGATCGCGCACAATGCGTTTATGGAAGCCGATCAAGTGATTGGGACAACACCTTCACCCTTATTTGTCGGTTCGTTGGAAGTCTTACAGGATCTATCGCAAGCAGGTTTGAAACTAGGAATTCTTTCAGCAGCTTCTACACAGCGCGTAAAAGCTTTTGTCGAACGCCATCAGTTGCAAGACTACGTACAATTGCAAATGGGAGTTGAGGAATTTGGACCTAGTAAACCCGATCCGGCGTTGTTTATTCAAGCTTGCCAAAAGCTAGAAGTCGCACCCCAAAATACCTTAATGGTAGGAGATTCGGTAGGTGATATCGAAATGGCGCGTAACGCTGGTGCAGCAGGGTGTATTGGTATTTCCTGGAGAAGTGCGGCTGCACATTTACATTCAGCCGATGTGGCGATCGCGCAACTCAATGAAATTCAGATCTGCCAATCCAACTAA
- a CDS encoding 30S ribosomal protein S1 translates to MVNQKQTVAEIGFTHEDFAALLDKYDYHFSPGDTVAGTVFSIEPRGALIDIGAKTAAYIPIQEMSINRVDSPEEVLQSNETREFFILTDENEDGQLTLSIRRIEYMRAWERVRQLQTEDATVRSNVFATNRGGALVRIEGLRGFIPGSHISTRKPKEDLVGEELPLKFLEVDEDRNRLVLSHRRALVERKMNRLEVGEVVIGTVRGIKPYGAFIDIGGVSGLLHISEISHDHIDTPHSVFNVNDEVKVMIIDLDAERGRISLSTKQLEPEPGDMIKNRDLVYDKAEEMAAKYREQMLAKQQGIPLEETEAVEEEIPAATEEEIPAAIDEE, encoded by the coding sequence ATGGTCAATCAGAAACAAACTGTCGCAGAAATTGGTTTTACTCACGAAGATTTCGCTGCTCTACTCGATAAATACGATTATCACTTTAGTCCTGGAGATACGGTAGCTGGGACAGTATTCAGTATCGAGCCTAGAGGCGCTCTGATTGACATTGGTGCGAAAACAGCGGCGTACATCCCGATTCAGGAGATGTCCATTAACCGCGTGGATTCCCCAGAAGAAGTTTTACAATCGAACGAAACACGGGAATTCTTCATTCTTACCGATGAAAATGAAGATGGTCAGCTAACGCTGTCGATTCGCCGGATCGAGTATATGCGGGCGTGGGAACGAGTACGCCAATTGCAAACCGAAGATGCTACAGTGCGCTCTAATGTCTTTGCGACCAATCGTGGTGGCGCGTTAGTCCGCATTGAAGGTCTGCGGGGCTTCATTCCAGGATCGCATATTAGTACTCGTAAACCCAAGGAAGACTTAGTCGGCGAAGAACTACCGCTAAAATTTTTAGAAGTAGATGAAGACCGCAACCGCTTGGTTCTCTCGCACCGCCGCGCCTTAGTTGAGCGCAAGATGAACCGTCTAGAAGTCGGTGAGGTTGTGATTGGTACTGTACGCGGAATTAAGCCTTACGGTGCCTTTATTGATATTGGTGGCGTTAGCGGTTTGCTGCACATCTCCGAAATCTCGCACGATCACATTGATACGCCTCATAGCGTGTTTAACGTCAATGATGAAGTGAAAGTGATGATCATTGATTTAGACGCGGAACGCGGTCGAATCTCGTTGTCTACGAAGCAGCTAGAACCTGAACCAGGCGATATGATTAAAAATCGCGACCTGGTGTACGATAAAGCAGAAGAAATGGCCGCTAAGTATCGAGAGCAGATGCTTGCTAAACAGCAAGGAATCCCTCTAGAAGAAACTGAAGCAGTCGAGGAAGAAATTCCTGCTGCTACGGAAGAAGAAATTCCTGCTGCTATTGACGAGGAGTAA
- the nrdR gene encoding transcriptional regulator NrdR — translation MRCPFCQHPNHRVLESRVTEAGQSIRRRRDCLNCQRRFTTYERIEFLPITVLKQNGDRECFDRSKLLRGIVQACHKTGISTVRLEALVDEIESELQQRTSREVTSLEIGELVLHHLKSLSEVAYVRFASVYRQFQSIRDFVDTLEDLAQRSSPAATDIAAETINDYEFTHS, via the coding sequence ATGCGCTGTCCTTTCTGCCAACATCCTAATCATCGGGTGTTGGAATCACGAGTAACAGAAGCAGGACAAAGTATCCGCAGGCGACGTGATTGCCTCAATTGTCAACGTCGCTTTACAACCTATGAGCGTATTGAGTTTTTACCCATTACCGTTTTAAAACAAAACGGCGATCGCGAGTGTTTTGACCGCTCAAAACTACTTCGAGGCATTGTCCAAGCTTGTCATAAAACAGGCATTTCTACAGTACGGCTCGAAGCATTAGTAGACGAAATTGAATCGGAACTTCAACAACGCACCTCGCGCGAAGTCACAAGTTTAGAAATTGGCGAATTAGTTTTGCATCACCTCAAATCACTTAGCGAAGTAGCTTATGTGCGTTTTGCTTCGGTGTACCGCCAATTTCAGAGCATCCGTGATTTTGTAGATACTTTAGAAGATTTGGCACAGCGCAGCAGCCCCGCAGCAACAGACATCGCCGCCGAAACCATTAATGATTATGAATTTACTCATTCATGA
- a CDS encoding photosystem II reaction center protein T: MESVAYILILALAIGTLFFAIAFREPPRIQKK, encoded by the coding sequence ATGGAAAGCGTTGCTTACATCTTAATTCTTGCTTTGGCAATCGGAACTCTATTCTTTGCGATCGCCTTTCGCGAACCTCCCCGTATCCAAAAGAAATAG